A single genomic interval of Acetobacteraceae bacterium harbors:
- a CDS encoding RsmG family class I SAM-dependent methyltransferase, giving the protein MSDREGVFPGLVLGIACKIDITLVESDQRKCAFLREAARACAVNAKVICNRIERVSLPPAPIMMARALAPLERLIGWSVPLLQPDGVALFLKGKTSTKNCTMRDEYGICALRLLMNPLALRASYLKSLTFKEPE; this is encoded by the coding sequence ATCTCGGATCGGGAGGGGGTTTTTCCTGGCCTTGTTCTCGGCATAGCGTGCAAAATCGACATCACGTTAGTCGAGTCTGACCAGAGGAAATGTGCATTTCTTCGTGAAGCGGCGCGCGCCTGTGCGGTCAACGCAAAAGTGATCTGTAACCGTATTGAAAGAGTTTCTTTGCCGCCTGCGCCGATCATGATGGCACGTGCCCTGGCGCCGTTGGAACGTTTGATTGGCTGGTCGGTTCCGCTTCTTCAGCCCGATGGCGTTGCCCTTTTTCTGAAGGGAAAAACGTCGACGAAGAATTGCACAATGCGCGACGAATATGGGATATGCGCGTTGAGATTGTTAATGAACCCGCTCGCCCTGAGGGCGTCATATTTAAAGTCTCTCACATTCAAAGAGCCGGAATAA
- a CDS encoding RsmG family class I SAM-dependent methyltransferase has translation MRHFESIRLKWNARINLVSARDAQNTWTRHIADSLRLMPLIPSGSRIIDLGSGGGFSWPCSRHSVQNRHHVSRV, from the coding sequence TTGCGGCATTTTGAGTCAATTCGGCTCAAGTGGAATGCACGCATTAATCTGGTCAGCGCGCGCGACGCACAGAATACATGGACGCGGCATATCGCTGACTCCCTGCGCCTGATGCCTTTGATCCCCTCGGGAAGTCGCATCATCGATCTCGGATCGGGAGGGGGTTTTTCCTGGCCTTGTTCTCGGCATAGCGTGCAAAATCGACATCACGTTAGTCGAGTCTGA
- a CDS encoding HAMP domain-containing sensor histidine kinase, which yields MKSGVGGHRARPDLRKFSSPLMRRILLLNTLPLALLAVTLLFLKDFQNSLLETEVNALREQAHIYAAALGQSAVTRRSGRNFVTSDYVLDAALARPLLLRLTEPSPLVEARLYGPAGRVVATSRGAFICVRRGNHTGCHIEFLPDSDAASPVVRDLDSPLMPQHLMMRLYSWLFSLLPLSSRHGIVTLENADHPSRPARVPGKYGDDAPPYIRRTAGHKLIITVAEPVIHEGQTIGILQLTRGAPEVDRSVLAVRPSIFSLFLVAMGVTVFLSWYLSLTIARPLLRLAVAANDLEKGPGRIDDIAEDLLARRGEIGILARALRRNIIGLWARMDATERFAADVSHELKNPLSSIRSAIETLPRVTSDTQQKRLLSIIESDVQRLDRLITDIAVASRIDAEPSRMRAAATDVAHILTTLRDMHQTTRRPGDPEIIVQVIGSTTLFAWAIEDRPVQVLRNIINNTLSFSPENGKIILKGEKSGNKIRITISDEGPGIPPLRMEEIFDRFYSERPKSESFGQHSGLGLSISRQIIEASNGQIYAENRLKEDGGIIGARFVIILPGAPSPSHLAGVKDPV from the coding sequence ATAAAATCCGGAGTTGGGGGGCATCGTGCGCGGCCTGATCTCAGGAAATTTTCATCACCGCTCATGCGGCGCATCCTTCTTCTCAATACGCTGCCCCTGGCGCTCCTGGCTGTAACGCTTCTTTTTCTGAAGGATTTTCAAAATTCCCTGCTCGAAACCGAGGTAAATGCCTTGCGGGAACAGGCGCATATCTACGCCGCGGCTCTTGGCCAAAGTGCCGTCACGCGTCGATCCGGACGAAATTTCGTAACGAGTGACTATGTCTTGGACGCTGCGCTGGCCCGGCCGCTCCTCCTCCGCCTGACAGAACCAAGCCCCCTCGTTGAAGCGAGACTATACGGCCCGGCAGGGCGGGTTGTCGCGACCAGTCGCGGCGCCTTTATCTGCGTGCGTCGAGGAAACCACACGGGCTGCCATATTGAATTCCTTCCTGACTCGGATGCAGCGTCACCCGTGGTTCGTGACCTCGACTCGCCGCTCATGCCTCAGCACCTTATGATGCGCCTTTATTCCTGGCTTTTCTCTCTCCTTCCGCTTTCCTCGCGTCATGGCATTGTCACGCTGGAAAACGCCGATCATCCCTCGCGCCCGGCCCGTGTCCCCGGCAAATACGGAGATGATGCGCCGCCTTATATACGCAGGACAGCGGGTCACAAGCTCATCATCACCGTTGCGGAACCCGTCATCCATGAAGGGCAGACGATCGGCATTCTGCAATTGACGCGTGGCGCACCGGAGGTGGATCGCTCGGTGCTGGCGGTGCGGCCGTCAATATTCTCACTTTTTCTGGTTGCGATGGGGGTAACGGTTTTCCTCTCATGGTATCTTTCCCTAACGATCGCACGCCCCTTATTGCGGCTGGCCGTCGCCGCGAACGATCTTGAAAAGGGCCCAGGAAGAATCGACGATATAGCGGAGGATCTTCTGGCAAGACGGGGCGAGATCGGCATTCTGGCACGCGCGCTTCGGCGAAATATCATAGGGCTATGGGCGCGAATGGACGCAACCGAGCGTTTTGCCGCCGATGTCAGTCACGAGTTGAAAAACCCGCTTTCCTCGATCCGCTCGGCCATTGAAACCTTGCCCCGCGTCACGTCGGACACGCAGCAGAAGCGCCTGCTGAGCATCATTGAGAGTGATGTTCAGCGACTTGATCGTTTGATCACTGATATCGCTGTCGCCAGCCGGATCGATGCCGAGCCTTCCCGAATGCGCGCTGCGGCGACCGATGTGGCGCATATTCTGACGACGTTGCGCGATATGCACCAGACGACCCGCCGGCCCGGTGATCCGGAGATTATTGTGCAGGTGATCGGGAGTACCACGCTTTTCGCCTGGGCCATTGAGGACAGGCCGGTACAGGTGCTTCGCAACATCATCAATAACACACTGTCTTTCTCGCCGGAGAATGGCAAAATCATCCTGAAGGGTGAAAAGTCGGGCAATAAGATTCGCATCACAATCAGTGATGAGGGGCCGGGCATTCCACCATTGAGGATGGAGGAGATTTTTGACCGTTTTTACTCGGAACGGCCGAAAAGTGAATCGTTTGGCCAGCATTCCGGACTTGGTCTATCGATCAGCCGACAAATCATTGAGGCTTCAAACGGCCAGATTTATGCTGAAAACCGCCTTAAGGAGGATGGGGGCATTATCGGGGCACGCTTCGTCATTATCTTACCGGGTGCACCGTCACCGTCACATTTAGCCGGCGTCAAAGATCCGGTTTGA
- a CDS encoding response regulator transcription factor, with amino-acid sequence MTSAKHVIALVDDDRNILTSVQMTLEAEGFDVETFSDSEAALQRLLSHPISLAILDIKMPRMDGMELLQRLRTRSNLPVIFLSSKDEELDQLMGLRLGADDYITKPFSQRLLLERIRVLLRRQDASRAEGGPTAQCVLTRGPLILDEMRHQCLWNGQDIMLTVTEFLLVKALATRPGIVKSRDQLIDAAYGDAVYVDDRTIDSHIKRVRKKFRQVDEEFNQIETLYGIGYRYKER; translated from the coding sequence ATGACCTCCGCAAAGCACGTGATCGCCCTCGTGGATGATGATCGCAATATCCTGACCTCTGTCCAGATGACGTTGGAGGCTGAAGGTTTCGATGTCGAAACCTTCAGCGACAGCGAAGCCGCCCTTCAACGCCTGCTATCCCACCCCATCAGCCTCGCCATTCTCGATATTAAAATGCCACGCATGGATGGGATGGAATTGCTGCAACGCCTGCGCACGCGGTCCAACCTTCCGGTGATCTTCCTGTCTTCCAAGGACGAGGAGCTTGACCAACTCATGGGATTGCGACTCGGCGCGGATGATTACATCACAAAACCATTTTCCCAACGCCTGTTGTTGGAGAGGATTCGGGTCTTACTGCGCCGGCAGGATGCAAGTCGGGCGGAGGGCGGGCCGACGGCACAATGCGTCCTTACGCGTGGGCCGCTGATATTGGATGAGATGCGTCACCAATGCCTGTGGAACGGGCAGGATATCATGTTGACGGTGACGGAATTTCTCCTCGTCAAAGCGTTGGCCACACGGCCCGGTATTGTCAAATCCCGGGATCAGCTGATCGACGCCGCTTATGGCGATGCTGTTTATGTTGATGATCGTACAATCGACAGCCACATCAAGCGCGTTCGCAAAAAATTCCGTCAGGTGGATGAAGAATTTAACCAAATCGAAACACTTTACGGAATCGGCTACCGGTATAAGGAGCGCTGA